The Dyella caseinilytica genome has a window encoding:
- a CDS encoding prepilin peptidase — translation MPNSLLAIVLILGALLLCAQWAQGQTGAPSPSMIGLLVGLISLLPFYVIHWMGAGDVKLFATLGFLLGAKALLPIWVIASLLAGAHAIYLLASNYRLRHATQGWLDASTTHALTSERIRRGTPYAAFLSAGALITLFNPSLTYW, via the coding sequence GTGCCTAACTCACTGCTTGCCATCGTGCTGATTTTGGGGGCTCTCCTTCTTTGTGCTCAATGGGCGCAGGGTCAGACGGGGGCGCCGTCGCCATCGATGATCGGCTTGCTCGTGGGCTTGATTTCGCTGCTCCCGTTTTATGTCATTCATTGGATGGGAGCTGGCGATGTCAAGCTCTTTGCCACACTTGGCTTCCTGCTCGGAGCCAAAGCACTGTTGCCGATTTGGGTAATCGCAAGCTTGCTGGCGGGAGCCCATGCAATCTACCTATTAGCGTCGAATTATCGGCTGCGCCATGCCACGCAGGGATGGCTCGATGCCAGCACCACACATGCACTCACCAGCGAAAGGATTCGCCGTGGCACACCTTATGCTGCTTTTCTCTCAGCCGGCGCGCTGATCACGCTTTTCAATCCATCTCTGACGTACTGGTGA
- a CDS encoding Flp family type IVb pilin, whose translation MNASIRNFLVEEDGVTALEYGILACIVAALLISVFQTNIKTIYNDIMTALTTAVTSATT comes from the coding sequence ATGAACGCTTCGATTCGCAATTTCCTCGTCGAGGAAGATGGCGTTACCGCGCTTGAATACGGCATTTTGGCGTGCATTGTTGCCGCTCTACTGATTAGCGTATTCCAGACCAACATCAAAACGATTTACAACGACATCATGACTGCACTCACCACTGCAGTCACATCGGCCACGACTTAG
- a CDS encoding nucleotidyltransferase family protein, whose product MSTSPVILLLAAGEGSRFGGAKQLADIAGEPMARRIARSLLELDVPVIAVTGAHAEQVEAVLDDLPLSLVRCEEWALGMGNSFAAGMREVIRAYPHASSVLICLADQPLLAGSFLRAMLQRHVAVPDHILATEHAGVSGPPALFPHDCFAALMTLSGSHGARKIIEQETSRVELFASNDTIDVDTQEDLRKARERLANLPSTRS is encoded by the coding sequence ATGAGCACATCGCCTGTCATCCTGCTGCTCGCCGCGGGCGAAGGTAGCCGTTTCGGTGGTGCCAAACAACTCGCTGATATCGCTGGCGAACCGATGGCAAGGCGCATCGCACGAAGCCTGCTGGAACTGGATGTTCCCGTCATCGCGGTCACCGGCGCTCACGCCGAACAGGTGGAAGCAGTGCTCGACGATTTGCCGCTAAGTCTGGTTCGCTGTGAAGAATGGGCACTTGGCATGGGCAACTCGTTCGCCGCCGGCATGCGCGAAGTGATTCGCGCCTATCCGCACGCGTCCTCCGTGTTGATCTGTCTGGCCGATCAACCATTGCTCGCAGGATCGTTCTTGCGGGCGATGCTTCAGCGACACGTTGCAGTGCCTGATCACATTTTGGCAACGGAACATGCAGGCGTTTCGGGACCTCCCGCGCTATTTCCCCACGATTGCTTCGCCGCGCTGATGACGCTTTCCGGATCACATGGCGCGCGCAAAATCATTGAGCAGGAAACATCGCGCGTCGAGCTTTTTGCGTCGAATGACACTATCGACGTCGACACACAAGAAGACTTGAGAAAAGCACGCGAGCGATTGGCAAATTTGCCGAGCACCAGGTCATGA